One Aegilops tauschii subsp. strangulata cultivar AL8/78 chromosome 7, Aet v6.0, whole genome shotgun sequence genomic window carries:
- the LOC141026512 gene encoding MADS-box transcription factor PHERES 2-like: protein MGRLPKKVTLGYVRHDSTRRSRYKQRLKGLMKKAGDLATLCDVDTCVVVYGEDGAAPEVFPSSDKAVGILNGFKSMPELGHCKKTMDQEGLLTERIAKLQEQVDKSRRECQDRETRYLLQQIMDGNLPGHVGLSVEQLARVGYKVEEMIKTMGERMGKTHSQAPPPAPCVTTGSIDMGSPALHQAPEQQQEGTLVGGYAGGHDGAGFTGGDTVMQMQSFNLEFGSSHFPPMYQAPPPAPWVTTGSVDMGSTALHQAPVQRQEGTLLSSGGDLGTLVYGGYAGGHEGAGFTVGDTMMQMQSFNLEFDWSRFPPIFFWTAHACLDNDLRLYYIATEWHTVVPIDQYF, encoded by the exons ATGGGTCGGCTTCCGAAGAAGGTGACCCTGGGGTACGTCCGCCACGACTCGACCCGGCGCTCCAGGTACAAGCAGCGTCTGAAGGGGTTGATGAAGAAGGCGGGCGATCTGGCCACCCTGTGCGACGTCGACACCTGCGTGGTGGTGTACGGCGAGGACGGGGCGGCGCCTGAGGTGTTCCCTTCCTCTGACAAGGCGGTGGGCATCCTGAATGGATTCAAGAGCATGCCGGAGCTGGGGCATTGCAAGAAGACGATGGACCAGGAGGGCTTACTCACCGAGCGCATCGCCAAGCTCCAGGAGCAGGTCGACAAGTCCCGGCGCGAGTGCCAGGACCGCGAGACCAGGTACCTGCTGCAACAGATCATGGACGGGAACCTCCCGGGCCACGTTGGCCTCAGCGTGGAGCAGCTCGCCCGCGTTGGCTACAAGGTGgaggagatgatcaagaccatgGGAGAACGCATGGGGAAAACTCATTCCCAGGCGCCGCCGCCAGCTCCATGCGTCACCACCGGCAGCATAGACATGGGGTCTCCGGCGCTGCATCAGGCGCCAGAGCAACAGCAGGAGGGCACACTGGTCGGTGGCTACGCTGGTGGTCACGACGGGGCCGGCTTCACCGGCGGTGATACGGTGATGCAGATGCAGTCCTTCAATCTGGAGTTTGGTTCGAGTCATTTCCCTCCCATGTACCAGGCGCCGCCGCCAGCTCCATGGGTCACCACCGGCAGCGTAGACATGGGGTCTACAGCGCTGCATCAGGCGCCAGTGCAGCGGCAGGAGGGCACGCTGCTGAGCTCCGGAGGGGATCTGGGCACCCTGGTCTACGGTGGCTACGCTGGTGGCCACGAAGGGGCCGGCTTCACCGTCGGTGATACGATGATGCAGATGCAGTCGTTCAATCTGGAGTTCGATTGGAGTCGGTTCCCTCCCAT TTTTTTCTGGACTGCTCATGCTTGCCTGGATAACGATTTGCGACTTTATTACATTGCGACAGAATGGCACACAGTAGTCCCGATTGACCAATATTTCTGA